One window from the genome of Choloepus didactylus isolate mChoDid1 chromosome 2, mChoDid1.pri, whole genome shotgun sequence encodes:
- the LOC119513129 gene encoding olfactory receptor 5V1-like, producing the protein MQIHAGAPEPDLSRSTVGEFVVSLKAALHTSPPLPRMLYVQSVTAFEMDNQTDVTEFIFLGFSNHPKLQGLFFLIFLVIYLTTLLGNILIITATRVSPALHTPMYYFLSNLSFLDICYTSTTVPVVLVNFFRERKTISYEGCLSQIFFLVTCAGTECLLLAAMAYDRYVAICHPLQYPVLMSVKVCVCLVTGSWLCGLVNSTTHTVLTVTLTLCGPNQISHFLCDIPLLLKLSCSDTSVNESVLHVASATIGLSPCLFTAMSYILIISTILRISSAQGRSKAFSTCASHLTVVVVFYGMANFNYDRPSEGYSLDMDILVSVLFCVMTPMLNPIIYSLRNKEVKGALSKLVADQRF; encoded by the exons ATGCAGATCCACGCAGGGGCTCCTGAGCCTGATCTCTCTAGGTCTACTGTGGGAGAATTCGTGGTCTCCCTGAAGGCAGCCCTGCACACCTCCCCTCCACTGCCCAGGATGCTCTATGTCCAAT CTGTGACGGCCTTTGAAATGGACAATCAAACAGATGTCACTGAATTCATCTTCTTGGGATTTTCCAACCACCCCAAACTACAGGGGCTGTTTTTCCTGATCTTCCTGGTCATTTACCTGACAACCCTCCTGGGGAACATCCTCATAATAACGGCCACCAGGGTCAGCCCTGCCCTTCACACTCCAATGTATTATTTCCTCAGCAACCTGAGCTTCCTGGACATCTGCTACACATCCACCACCGTCCCAGTCGTGCTGGTAAACTTCTTCCGAGAGAGGAAGACCATCTCATACGAGGGCTGCCTCTCCCAGATCTTCTTCCTTGTGACCTGTGCTGGCACTGAATGTCTATTATTGGCTGCTATGGCTTATGACCGCTATGTAGCCATTTGCCACCCTCTTCAATATCCAGTCCTCATGAGTGTGAAGgtctgtgtgtgtttggtgaCTGGGTCCTGGCTGTGTGGGCTGGTCAATTCCACAACACACACAGTGCTGACAGTCACCCTCACCCTGTGTGGGCCCAACCAGATCAGCCACTTCCTCTGTGACATCCCACTGCTCCTGAAGCTCTCCTGCTCAGACACCTCTGTCAATGAGTCTGTGCTCCATGTGGCCAGTGCCACCATTGGCCTGAGTCCCTGCCTGTTTACTGCAATGTCCTACATACTCATCATCTCCACCATCCTTAGGATTTCCTCTGCTCAAGGCAGGAGCAAAGCCTTCTCTACCTGTGCCTCCCACCTCACTGTGGTGGTCGTCTTCTATGGAATGGCCAACTTCAACTATGACCGGCCCAGTGAAGGTTACTCACTGGACATGGACATTCTGGTCTCTGTGCTCTTCTGTGTTATGACCCCCATGTTGAACCCCATCATCTACAGTCTGAGAAACAAGGAGGTCAAGGGAGCCCTGAGCAAGTTGGTTGCTGACCAGAGGTTCTAG